The following are encoded in a window of Paraburkholderia sp. HP33-1 genomic DNA:
- the cytX gene encoding putative hydroxymethylpyrimidine transporter CytX, translating to MAQDSNAGGAGSTYAPLTPVPDARRAFRTGDAFALWFSLGIGLLVAQAGALLVPGLSLPHALVAIVLGSLIGVVLLALVGVIGTDTGLAAMSSLRPTLGVRGASVPAVLNMVQLVGWGSFEVIVMRDSADALAKQAFGLSMPLVWTIIFGLLATLLAISGPLSFVRRFLRKWGIWLLLAGAAWLTWNLLAHHDLADLMHRPGTGEMSFGGAVDLVVAMPLSWLPLIADYTRFSRRAGETFRGTLCGYGIANIWFYALGAIYGLAAGGGDALLTGALAQAGGGFALLLILIDEIDNAFADIHSAAVSTGTFWKGASVPLLSAAFGALCTLIALLVPMAKYQNFLLLIGSVFAPLFGVVLMDHFIVRKRRIDAAVLADVRGRYGFSGGWHVSAFVAWAIGIASYQVINQWLPNLGATLPSLAIGAVCYYVFVSARKTAYA from the coding sequence ATGGCTCAAGACTCCAACGCCGGCGGCGCCGGCTCCACCTACGCGCCGCTCACGCCGGTTCCCGACGCGCGCCGCGCGTTCCGCACCGGCGACGCGTTCGCGCTGTGGTTTTCACTCGGCATCGGCCTGCTGGTCGCACAGGCAGGCGCACTGCTGGTGCCGGGGCTGTCGCTGCCTCACGCGCTCGTCGCGATCGTGCTCGGCAGCTTGATCGGCGTCGTGCTGCTCGCGCTCGTGGGCGTGATCGGCACCGACACCGGGCTCGCGGCGATGTCGTCGCTGCGTCCGACGCTCGGCGTGCGCGGCGCGTCGGTGCCGGCCGTGCTGAACATGGTGCAGCTGGTCGGCTGGGGCTCGTTCGAAGTGATCGTGATGCGCGATTCCGCCGACGCACTCGCGAAACAGGCATTCGGCCTGTCGATGCCGCTCGTGTGGACCATCATCTTCGGCCTGCTCGCGACGTTGCTCGCGATCAGCGGCCCGCTGTCGTTCGTGCGGCGCTTTCTGCGCAAGTGGGGGATCTGGCTGCTGCTCGCGGGCGCCGCGTGGCTTACGTGGAACCTGCTCGCGCACCACGACCTCGCGGACCTGATGCATCGTCCGGGCACCGGCGAGATGTCGTTCGGCGGCGCGGTCGACCTCGTCGTCGCGATGCCGCTGTCGTGGCTGCCGCTGATCGCCGACTACACGCGTTTCAGCCGCCGCGCCGGCGAAACGTTTCGCGGCACGCTGTGCGGCTATGGCATCGCGAACATCTGGTTCTATGCGCTCGGCGCGATCTATGGCCTCGCGGCCGGCGGCGGCGATGCGCTTCTGACCGGCGCGCTCGCGCAAGCGGGCGGCGGCTTCGCGCTGCTGCTGATCCTGATCGACGAAATCGACAACGCGTTCGCCGATATCCACTCTGCCGCGGTGTCGACCGGCACGTTCTGGAAGGGTGCGAGCGTGCCGCTGCTGTCGGCGGCGTTCGGCGCGCTGTGCACGCTGATCGCGCTACTCGTGCCGATGGCGAAATACCAGAACTTCCTGCTGCTGATCGGCTCGGTGTTCGCGCCGCTGTTCGGTGTCGTGCTGATGGATCACTTCATCGTGCGCAAGCGTCGCATCGACGCCGCGGTGCTCGCCGATGTGCGCGGCCGCTACGGCTTCTCGGGGGGCTGGCATGTGAGCGCGTTCGTCGCGTGGGCGATCGGCATCGCCTCGTACCAGGTGATCAATCAATGGCTGCCGAATCTCGGCGCGACACTGCCGTCGCTCGCGATCGGCGCGGTGTGCTACTACGTGTTCGTGTCGGCGCGCAAAACCGCGTATGCGTGA
- a CDS encoding replication-associated recombination protein A translates to MFEETRANVPLAERLRPRNIDEVIGQAHLLGPNKPLRVAFESGEAHSMILWGPPGVGKTTLARLMADAFDAQFIALSAVLSGVKDIREAVETAQIHRANGHQTLVFVDEVHRFNKSQQDAFLPHVESGLFVFVGATTENPSFEVNSALLSRAAVYVLKSLTDDEQLELLERAQKELGGLTFTDEARAALIGSADGDGRKLLNNLEIVARAAARQKTTEIDGTLLGSALAENLRRFDKGGDAFYDQISALHKSVRGSNPDGALYWFCRMLDGGADPRYLARRIVRMAWEDIGLADPRAARITLDAAETYERLGSPEGELALAQAIIYLAVAPKSNAGYNAYNEARRFVSKDQSRAVPVHLRNAPTKLMQELGYGHDYRYAHDEPDAYAAGETYLPDGMREPHWYEPTPRGLEGKIGEKLARLAELDARWRAENKPKKA, encoded by the coding sequence ATGTTTGAAGAAACCCGTGCCAATGTTCCGCTCGCCGAACGCCTGCGGCCACGCAATATCGACGAAGTGATCGGTCAGGCGCATCTGCTCGGTCCGAACAAGCCGCTCAGGGTCGCGTTCGAATCCGGCGAAGCCCATTCGATGATCCTGTGGGGGCCGCCCGGCGTCGGCAAGACCACGCTCGCGCGGCTGATGGCCGATGCGTTCGACGCGCAGTTCATCGCGCTGTCGGCGGTGCTCTCGGGCGTGAAGGATATCCGCGAGGCGGTCGAGACCGCGCAGATTCATCGCGCGAACGGCCATCAGACGCTGGTGTTCGTCGACGAAGTGCATCGCTTCAACAAGAGCCAGCAAGATGCGTTCTTGCCGCACGTCGAGTCGGGCCTGTTCGTGTTCGTCGGCGCGACGACCGAGAATCCATCGTTCGAGGTCAATAGCGCGTTGCTGTCGCGCGCCGCCGTCTACGTGCTGAAGAGCCTGACCGACGACGAACAGCTTGAGCTGCTCGAACGCGCACAGAAGGAACTCGGCGGCCTCACGTTCACCGACGAAGCGCGCGCCGCGCTGATCGGTTCGGCCGACGGTGACGGCCGCAAGCTGCTGAACAACCTCGAGATCGTCGCGCGCGCGGCGGCGCGGCAGAAGACCACCGAGATCGATGGCACCTTGCTCGGCAGCGCGCTCGCGGAAAACCTGCGCCGCTTCGACAAGGGCGGCGACGCATTTTACGACCAGATCAGCGCGCTGCATAAATCGGTGCGCGGCAGCAACCCGGACGGCGCGTTGTACTGGTTCTGCCGCATGCTCGACGGCGGCGCGGACCCGCGCTACCTCGCGCGGCGTATCGTGCGCATGGCGTGGGAAGACATCGGTCTCGCGGACCCGCGTGCCGCGCGCATCACGCTCGACGCTGCCGAAACCTACGAGCGTCTCGGCTCGCCCGAGGGCGAGCTCGCGCTCGCGCAGGCGATCATCTACCTTGCGGTCGCGCCGAAATCGAACGCCGGGTACAACGCGTACAACGAGGCGCGGCGCTTCGTCAGCAAGGACCAGTCGCGCGCGGTGCCGGTGCATCTGCGCAACGCCCCGACGAAGCTGATGCAGGAGCTCGGCTACGGCCACGACTACCGCTACGCGCACGACGAGCCCGATGCGTACGCGGCCGGCGAGACCTATCTGCCGGACGGCATGCGCGAGCCGCATTGGTATGAGCCGACCCCGCGCGGTCTCGAAGGCAAGATCGGCGAAAAGCTCGCGCGGCTCGCCGAGCTCGATGCGCGGTGGCGCGCGGAGAACAAGCCGAAGAAGGCTTGA
- the serS gene encoding serine--tRNA ligase → MLDIQLLRKDLDGVAKRLADRGFTLDVAVFTALEAERRDTQTRTEELQARRNSLSKQIGAMKGRGEDTSAVMAEVGGIGDEMKASAVKLEDIQKRLSDLLLGVPNLAHESVPLGNDEAANVEVRRWGTPRQFDFEVKDHVDVGTPLGLDFETGAKLSGARFTMLRGQIARLHRALAQFMIDTHTQQHGYTEIYTPYIVNPEILYGTGQLPKFADDMFRVEKGGGENTVTQYLISTSEISLTNTVRESIVEADALPIKLTAHSPCFRSEAGSYGRDTRGMIRQHQFDKVEMVQVVAPDASYDALEQMVGHAEAILQKLELPYRVITLCTGDMGFSAAKTYDLEVWLPAQNTYREISSCSNTESFQARRMQARFRNAQGKPELVHTLNGSGLAVGRTLVAVLENFQNADGSVTVPAALRPYLGGVERLEVPAA, encoded by the coding sequence ATGCTCGACATCCAGTTGCTGCGCAAAGACCTCGACGGCGTCGCCAAACGCCTCGCCGACCGCGGCTTTACCCTCGACGTCGCGGTCTTCACCGCGCTCGAAGCGGAACGCCGCGATACCCAGACCCGTACCGAAGAACTGCAGGCGCGCCGCAACAGCCTGTCGAAGCAGATCGGCGCGATGAAAGGGCGCGGCGAAGACACGTCGGCGGTGATGGCCGAAGTCGGCGGCATCGGCGACGAGATGAAGGCGTCGGCGGTCAAGCTCGAAGACATCCAGAAACGTCTGTCGGATCTGTTGCTCGGCGTGCCGAACCTCGCGCACGAAAGCGTGCCGCTCGGCAACGACGAAGCCGCGAACGTCGAAGTGCGCCGCTGGGGCACGCCGCGTCAGTTCGACTTCGAGGTGAAGGATCATGTCGACGTCGGCACGCCGCTCGGCCTCGACTTCGAGACCGGCGCGAAGCTGTCGGGCGCGCGCTTCACGATGCTGCGCGGGCAGATTGCGCGGCTGCATCGCGCGCTCGCGCAGTTCATGATCGACACGCACACGCAGCAGCACGGCTATACCGAGATCTATACGCCGTACATCGTGAATCCTGAGATTCTGTACGGCACCGGCCAATTGCCGAAGTTCGCGGACGACATGTTCCGCGTCGAGAAGGGCGGCGGCGAAAACACGGTCACGCAGTACCTGATCTCGACTTCCGAAATTTCGCTGACGAACACGGTGCGTGAGAGCATCGTCGAAGCGGACGCGCTGCCGATCAAGCTGACCGCGCACTCGCCGTGCTTCCGCTCGGAAGCGGGCTCGTACGGCCGCGACACGCGCGGGATGATCCGCCAGCATCAGTTCGACAAGGTCGAGATGGTGCAGGTCGTCGCGCCGGACGCATCGTACGACGCGCTCGAGCAGATGGTCGGGCACGCCGAGGCGATCCTGCAGAAGCTCGAGCTGCCGTATCGCGTGATCACGCTGTGCACCGGCGACATGGGCTTCTCGGCCGCGAAGACCTACGACCTCGAAGTGTGGCTGCCCGCGCAGAACACGTATCGCGAGATTTCGAGCTGCTCGAATACTGAGTCGTTCCAGGCGCGACGCATGCAGGCGCGGTTCCGCAACGCGCAGGGCAAGCCGGAGCTCGTGCATACGCTGAACGGCTCGGGTCTCGCGGTGGGCCGCACGCTCGTCGCAGTGCTCGAGAACTTCCAGAACGCCGATGGCTCGGTGACGGTGCCCGCTGCACTGCGGCCTTACCTTGGCGGTGTGGAGCGGCTGGAAGTGCCGGCGGCCTGA
- the map gene encoding type I methionyl aminopeptidase, whose amino-acid sequence MAITYKTPDDIARLRIAGRLAADVLAMIGEHVKAGVSTDDLDALCNDYIVHTQKAIPANVGYLGFPKTVCTSVNHVVCHGIPNRNEILKDGDIVNIDVAIIKDGYFGDTSRMYCVGQPSTVARALIDTTYEAMVAGIREVKPGATLGDVGHAIQKIAQREGFSIVRDYCGHGIGKVYHEDPQVLHYGQPGQGVRLKPGMVFTIEPMINAGRAGTSVQRDGWTVITKDRSLSAQWEHMVAVTDDGYELLTPWPDGTGHYEAP is encoded by the coding sequence ATGGCCATTACCTACAAGACCCCCGACGATATCGCGAGGCTGCGCATCGCCGGCCGCCTCGCAGCCGATGTGCTGGCAATGATCGGCGAGCACGTCAAGGCAGGCGTCTCCACCGACGACCTCGACGCGCTGTGCAACGACTACATCGTCCACACGCAGAAAGCGATTCCGGCCAACGTCGGCTATCTGGGCTTTCCGAAGACCGTCTGCACGTCGGTCAACCATGTCGTGTGTCACGGCATCCCGAATCGCAACGAGATTCTGAAAGACGGCGACATCGTCAATATCGACGTCGCCATCATCAAGGACGGCTATTTCGGCGACACGAGCCGCATGTACTGCGTCGGCCAGCCGAGCACGGTCGCGCGTGCGCTGATCGACACGACCTACGAGGCGATGGTGGCCGGCATCCGCGAGGTGAAGCCGGGCGCGACGCTCGGCGACGTCGGCCATGCAATCCAGAAGATCGCGCAGCGCGAGGGCTTCTCGATCGTGCGCGACTACTGCGGGCACGGCATCGGCAAGGTCTATCACGAGGATCCGCAGGTGCTGCACTACGGTCAGCCGGGGCAGGGCGTGCGTCTGAAGCCGGGCATGGTCTTCACGATCGAGCCGATGATCAACGCGGGCCGCGCCGGCACGTCGGTGCAGCGCGATGGCTGGACCGTGATCACGAAGGACCGCTCGCTTTCGGCGCAATGGGAGCACATGGTTGCCGTGACTGACGACGGCTATGAACTGCTGACGCCGTGGCCTGACGGCACCGGCCATTACGAGGCGCCTTGA
- a CDS encoding GNAT family N-acetyltransferase has protein sequence MSPSLTVHRITADQGAVFRELRTASLREAPYAFGATLEEALSADAASFDATAADHAVSQSVGTFILYTEGHPAGLIEAHFDDTAARRAFVCELWVAPAVRHLRGGELLVDTASNWLANAGATEIYAWVADANRNAMRFYEALGFGSTGEHRRVERAPEQIESLLVRHVPTTSQVFQQ, from the coding sequence ATGAGTCCGTCATTGACCGTTCACCGCATCACTGCTGATCAGGGCGCCGTTTTTCGCGAACTCCGCACTGCATCGTTGCGGGAGGCGCCGTATGCCTTCGGCGCGACACTCGAAGAGGCGTTGTCGGCCGATGCCGCCAGTTTCGACGCGACCGCGGCGGATCATGCGGTTTCGCAGTCCGTCGGTACTTTCATCCTGTACACCGAGGGCCATCCGGCCGGCCTGATCGAGGCGCATTTCGACGACACCGCGGCGCGCCGCGCGTTCGTCTGCGAATTGTGGGTGGCGCCGGCCGTGCGTCATCTGCGCGGCGGCGAGCTGCTCGTCGACACCGCGAGCAACTGGCTCGCGAATGCGGGCGCTACCGAAATCTACGCGTGGGTCGCCGACGCGAACCGCAACGCGATGCGCTTTTACGAGGCGCTCGGCTTTGGCTCGACCGGCGAGCACCGGCGCGTCGAGCGCGCGCCCGAGCAGATCGAAAGTCTGCTGGTGCGGCACGTGCCGACCACCTCGCAGGTGTTTCAACAGTGA
- the minC gene encoding septum site-determining protein MinC: MSPKKSPFFELRSGSVDTLMFVVKTTDLDAMRAELTRRFEATPEFFANDVVAIDVRRLAGDERVPLADIAQLLDSVRMRPVGVVANAEQAWAAESGLPMLEARDRRAATAKQADEGGTPADTATNSAAPAATATASTAAASTATSTAENTAAPTSVEPTPAAEPVRLATSPQTMVVDKPLRSGQRIYAKGDLVVLGLVSYGAEVIAEGNIHIYAPLRGRALAGVQGNHDARIFCTCLEPELISIAGIYRTTENPLPADVLGKPVQIWLEEEKLMIEPLRLT, from the coding sequence ATGTCGCCCAAGAAATCGCCCTTTTTCGAACTGCGCAGCGGCTCTGTCGACACGCTGATGTTCGTGGTCAAAACGACCGACCTCGATGCGATGCGTGCCGAACTGACGCGGCGCTTCGAGGCGACCCCCGAATTCTTCGCTAACGACGTCGTCGCGATCGACGTGCGACGACTCGCCGGCGACGAACGCGTGCCGCTTGCCGACATCGCGCAACTGCTCGACAGCGTGCGCATGCGTCCGGTCGGCGTGGTCGCAAACGCGGAGCAGGCGTGGGCGGCGGAGTCGGGATTGCCAATGCTCGAAGCGCGCGACCGCCGCGCTGCGACGGCGAAGCAGGCCGATGAGGGCGGCACCCCGGCAGACACGGCAACGAACTCGGCAGCCCCGGCAGCAACGGCCACCGCATCGACGGCCGCCGCATCCACGGCAACCAGTACGGCCGAGAACACGGCCGCCCCCACCTCCGTGGAACCCACCCCCGCCGCCGAACCGGTACGCCTCGCCACCTCGCCGCAAACGATGGTGGTCGACAAGCCACTGCGCTCGGGCCAGCGCATTTACGCAAAAGGCGATCTGGTCGTGCTCGGTCTCGTCAGCTATGGCGCCGAGGTGATCGCGGAAGGCAACATCCATATTTACGCGCCGCTGCGCGGCCGGGCGTTGGCCGGCGTGCAGGGCAATCACGACGCGCGCATCTTCTGCACGTGTCTCGAACCGGAACTGATCTCAATCGCGGGCATCTATCGAACGACAGAGAATCCGCTGCCGGCCGACGTGCTCGGCAAGCCGGTGCAGATCTGGCTCGAAGAAGAAAAACTGATGATCGAACCGCTGCGGCTCACGTAA
- the minD gene encoding septum site-determining protein MinD, with translation MAKIIVVTSGKGGVGKTTTSASFASALALRGSKTAVIDFDVGLRNLDLIMGCERRVVYDLINVIQGEANLNQALIKDKKCENLFILPASQTRDKDALTMEGVEKVINDLIAMDFEYIVCDSPAGIESGALLAMHFADEALIVTNPEVSSVRDSDRILGILSSKTKRAIESKEPIKEHLLITRYNPKRVSEGEMLSLTDIQEILRIDLIGVIPESEAVLHASNQGLPAVHLDGTDVAEAYKDVVSRFLGEQKSLRFVDYQKPGLLQRLFGTK, from the coding sequence ATGGCAAAAATCATTGTGGTGACTTCGGGCAAGGGTGGCGTGGGCAAGACGACCACGAGCGCGAGCTTTGCGTCGGCCCTCGCGCTGCGCGGCAGCAAGACCGCCGTGATCGACTTCGACGTCGGTCTGCGTAACCTCGACCTCATCATGGGCTGCGAGCGCCGTGTCGTGTACGACCTGATCAACGTGATCCAGGGCGAAGCGAATCTGAACCAGGCGCTGATCAAAGACAAGAAATGCGAGAACCTGTTCATCCTGCCCGCGTCGCAAACGCGTGATAAGGACGCTCTGACGATGGAAGGCGTCGAGAAGGTCATCAACGATCTGATCGCGATGGACTTCGAATACATCGTCTGCGATTCGCCGGCCGGTATCGAGTCGGGCGCGTTGCTTGCCATGCACTTCGCCGACGAGGCGCTGATCGTGACGAACCCGGAAGTGTCGTCGGTGCGCGATTCCGACCGCATTCTCGGCATCCTGTCGTCGAAGACCAAGCGCGCGATCGAAAGCAAGGAGCCGATCAAGGAACACCTGCTGATCACTCGCTACAACCCGAAGCGCGTCAGCGAAGGCGAAATGCTGTCGCTCACCGACATCCAGGAAATTCTGCGCATCGACCTGATCGGCGTGATTCCTGAATCGGAAGCGGTGCTGCACGCGTCGAACCAGGGTCTGCCGGCCGTGCATCTGGACGGCACCGACGTGGCCGAAGCCTATAAGGACGTCGTGTCGCGTTTCCTCGGCGAGCAGAAATCGCTTCGCTTTGTCGATTACCAGAAGCCCGGGCTGCTGCAGCGCCTCTTCGGCACCAAGTAA
- the minE gene encoding cell division topological specificity factor MinE: protein MSILSFLLGEKKKSASVAKERLQLIIAHERAGGHAPADYLPALQRELVAVISKYVKISDDDIRVSLERQDDLEVLEVKIEIPQA from the coding sequence ATGTCGATTCTTTCGTTTTTGCTGGGCGAGAAAAAGAAGTCCGCGTCGGTAGCGAAGGAACGCCTGCAGTTGATCATCGCGCACGAGCGCGCCGGCGGCCATGCGCCCGCCGATTATCTGCCTGCGTTGCAACGCGAACTGGTGGCCGTGATCTCGAAGTACGTGAAGATTTCCGATGACGATATTCGCGTGAGTCTCGAGCGTCAGGACGATCTCGAGGTGCTCGAAGTCAAGATCGAAATACCGCAGGCCTGA
- a CDS encoding YXWGXW repeat-containing protein, with product MNRSFRLLLANTVLIAAGAAAMASASAAEVVIVAPSAPPVERFEAVPAPRVGYVWDHGHWRWDHGRYVWVAGHWQAERVGYHWMPGHWIEHGPNYRWVPGHWA from the coding sequence ATGAACAGATCCTTTCGCCTGCTGCTGGCCAACACCGTTCTGATCGCCGCCGGCGCCGCCGCGATGGCTTCGGCTTCGGCCGCGGAAGTCGTCATCGTCGCGCCGTCCGCGCCGCCCGTGGAGCGCTTCGAAGCGGTGCCCGCGCCGCGCGTCGGCTACGTGTGGGATCACGGTCACTGGCGTTGGGATCATGGCCGCTACGTATGGGTCGCTGGACACTGGCAGGCCGAGCGTGTCGGCTATCACTGGATGCCGGGTCACTGGATCGAGCATGGCCCGAACTATCGCTGGGTGCCGGGACACTGGGCTTGA
- a CDS encoding chloride channel protein yields the protein MSQPSLSRSPAVMRRAKRLWRQYGVFWLGAIAVGLVAVLYARLIDWGYAEFLGVLRQHVWAPLVITPAVGALAVWLTRTFFRGAEGSGIPQVIATLHSKPRAYGTRLLSLRILVGKIGVSFLAILGGFTIGREGPTVQVGAALMFNLRRLYPRSNAHIERQLALAGAAAGLSAAFNTPLAGVVFAIEELTRSFEARTSGVLITAIIIAGVVALGLNGNYTYFGTIQIGAHFPDLLAVAVLLTAILTGIAGGIFGWLLLNTARWIPAPLRQLHGERPVVFAALCGFAIAVVGVVSGGTTFGSGYTEARGLLEGHEQLSVFYPFLKMIAMIGSYLPGIPGGIFAPSLSIGAGFGNLLHMVFDSMQLPMLIALAMVGYLAAVTQSPITSFVIVMEMIDGHALVISLMATALIASRVSRLFTPPLYESLAQRYMAPLPQPAPAPVPEVPEVEVPQAEAGSIDGEPSVDNTAEDDAADTSDSPRQ from the coding sequence ATGTCCCAGCCATCCCTTTCCCGTTCTCCCGCCGTTATGCGTCGCGCGAAACGCCTGTGGCGGCAATACGGCGTGTTCTGGCTCGGCGCGATCGCCGTCGGTCTCGTCGCGGTGCTCTATGCGCGTCTGATCGATTGGGGTTACGCCGAGTTTCTCGGCGTGCTGCGACAACACGTGTGGGCGCCGCTCGTGATCACGCCCGCGGTCGGCGCACTTGCGGTATGGCTCACGCGCACGTTCTTTCGCGGCGCCGAGGGCAGCGGCATTCCGCAGGTGATCGCGACGCTGCACAGCAAGCCGCGCGCGTACGGCACGCGGCTGCTGTCGCTCCGGATCCTGGTCGGCAAGATCGGCGTGTCATTTCTCGCGATTCTCGGTGGCTTCACGATCGGCCGCGAAGGACCGACCGTGCAGGTCGGCGCCGCGCTGATGTTCAATCTGCGCCGGCTCTATCCGCGCTCGAATGCGCACATTGAACGGCAGCTCGCGCTGGCGGGCGCGGCCGCGGGTTTATCAGCCGCGTTCAATACGCCGCTGGCGGGCGTCGTGTTCGCGATCGAGGAATTGACGCGCAGCTTCGAGGCGCGCACGAGCGGCGTGCTGATCACGGCGATCATCATCGCGGGCGTCGTCGCGCTGGGCCTGAACGGCAACTACACCTATTTCGGCACGATCCAGATCGGCGCGCATTTCCCCGACCTGCTCGCCGTCGCGGTGCTGCTTACCGCGATCCTCACGGGGATCGCGGGCGGCATATTCGGCTGGCTGCTGCTCAACACCGCGCGCTGGATTCCGGCGCCGCTGCGCCAGCTTCATGGCGAGCGGCCGGTCGTGTTTGCCGCGCTGTGCGGGTTCGCGATCGCGGTGGTCGGCGTGGTCTCGGGCGGCACGACGTTCGGCAGCGGCTATACGGAGGCGCGCGGCCTGCTCGAAGGACACGAGCAGCTGTCGGTGTTCTATCCGTTTCTGAAGATGATCGCGATGATCGGCTCGTACCTGCCCGGTATTCCGGGCGGTATCTTCGCGCCGTCGCTGTCGATCGGCGCGGGCTTCGGCAATCTGCTGCACATGGTGTTCGATTCGATGCAATTGCCGATGCTGATCGCGCTCGCGATGGTCGGCTATCTGGCCGCCGTCACGCAGTCGCCGATCACGTCCTTCGTGATCGTGATGGAGATGATCGACGGCCACGCACTCGTGATTTCGCTGATGGCCACTGCGTTGATTGCGAGTCGGGTGTCGCGCCTGTTCACCCCGCCACTCTATGAGTCGCTCGCCCAACGCTACATGGCGCCGCTGCCGCAGCCGGCGCCCGCGCCGGTGCCGGAAGTGCCCGAGGTCGAGGTGCCGCAGGCTGAGGCCGGGAGCATCGACGGCGAGCCATCCGTCGACAACACCGCAGAGGATGACGCGGCGGATACGTCCGACTCACCGCGTCAGTAG
- the waaC gene encoding lipopolysaccharide heptosyltransferase I produces the protein MKRILIVKVTSLGDIVQALPVVADIKRAFPGVQVDWAADEAFAELLRWSKGVDRVLCAPLRRFKKARRWSDLKAIFASICELRAYRYDYIIDIHGVYKSAIIAFLARSSRRIGYQSQDLGERGAAFAYTGRFGPRPQGSAWHGMRLSAGEALGYEVEGPPVYDLQLPEPIMRPLVAQEAPVAAFFHATSKDEKKWPLAHWVAVGRELRERGFRVVLPWGSADERAAAEQIAAQVPGATVLPQMNVTEVAQMIDNCALVVGADTGFVHLAHALQKRTVMIFVATSPSHCGVEAPYRSTSIGDGHSVPSVSAALEAIDYVQASEPELAMHHRSAAA, from the coding sequence ATGAAGCGAATCCTTATCGTCAAGGTCACTTCACTAGGCGATATCGTGCAGGCGTTGCCAGTGGTCGCCGATATCAAACGCGCGTTTCCTGGCGTTCAGGTGGATTGGGCGGCGGACGAAGCATTTGCGGAGCTCCTGCGCTGGAGCAAGGGTGTCGATCGCGTGCTGTGCGCGCCACTGCGCCGCTTCAAGAAGGCGCGCCGCTGGAGTGATCTGAAGGCGATCTTTGCATCGATCTGCGAGCTTCGCGCGTATCGCTACGACTACATCATCGACATTCACGGCGTCTACAAGAGCGCAATCATCGCCTTCCTCGCGCGCTCTTCACGGCGCATCGGCTATCAATCCCAGGATCTTGGCGAGCGCGGCGCCGCGTTCGCGTACACCGGGCGTTTCGGCCCACGTCCGCAAGGTAGCGCGTGGCACGGCATGCGCCTCAGCGCTGGCGAGGCGCTCGGCTACGAAGTAGAAGGGCCGCCCGTCTACGACCTGCAGTTGCCCGAGCCCATCATGCGACCGCTCGTGGCGCAGGAAGCGCCGGTGGCGGCATTCTTTCACGCGACTTCGAAAGACGAGAAGAAATGGCCGCTCGCGCACTGGGTGGCGGTGGGGCGCGAGCTGCGCGAGCGCGGCTTTCGGGTGGTGCTGCCGTGGGGTTCGGCCGATGAGCGTGCTGCGGCCGAGCAGATCGCCGCGCAGGTGCCCGGCGCGACCGTGCTGCCGCAAATGAACGTGACCGAAGTCGCACAGATGATCGACAACTGTGCACTCGTGGTTGGTGCCGACACCGGCTTCGTGCACCTCGCGCATGCGCTGCAGAAGCGCACCGTGATGATCTTCGTCGCGACGTCGCCGTCGCATTGCGGCGTCGAGGCGCCGTATCGTTCGACCTCGATCGGCGACGGCCACTCGGTACCGTCCGTCAGCGCGGCGCTCGAAGCGATCGACTACGTGCAAGCGTCAGAGCCGGAGCTCGCGATGCACCACAGGTCGGCCGCCGCCTGA